A single genomic interval of Megalobrama amblycephala isolate DHTTF-2021 linkage group LG17, ASM1881202v1, whole genome shotgun sequence harbors:
- the ptx3b gene encoding pentraxin-related protein PTX3 isoform X2 has protein sequence MYAPGAVLALCLPCFLSGNVFGYEYGEDYSDSYYNEISNGDRLKRATQIPCPPQDFSRWDKLFIMLEDSQMKQNMLVQQCEDMVKAEMDTMRKELHKLNNNKACVQASENTCRCVSEQMNHNLNQAMEQLREAADMYQAQNNETLQQLVQFSRNQASRLTKLESNSLLGQVAMKSFSAYPKEQEASTTDGGKLERALMATAADLQRVHVQLALFQRATAHRYLPSGCEMALLFPMRSKHIFAEVSPSMSMSLQSFTICLWAKVTQSLNKTVLFSYGTKKKPQELQLLLARRSVLLTVGGETHLVEAHSVVTDGQWGHFCAAWSSEQGLATLWVNGENVARVPGVAEGHVLSGDGFILLGQERSRSGVYRDLDSSVAFTGKMTGVNMWDHVLEAERIKEYANHDGSCDCRGNVIGWGVSEIIPHGGAQYIN, from the exons ATGTATGCACCCGGGGCCGTGTTGGCCCTCTGCCTGCCCTGCTTTTTGAGTGGGAACGTGTTTGGTTATGAATATGGAGAGGATTACTCTGATTCCTACTATAATGAAATCTCCAATGGTGACCGCCTGAAAA GAGCTACGCAGATTCCCTGTCCACCTCAAGACTTCTCACGCTGGGACAAACTGTTCATCATGCTGGAGGACTCTCAGATGAAGCAAAACATGCTCGTGCAGCAGTGTGAGGACATGGTTAAGGCGGAGATGGACACCATGCGGAAGGAGCTCCATAAgcttaacaacaacaaagcgTGCGTCCAAGCCTCAGAAAACACCTGCAGATGTGTAAGTGAACAGATGAACCACAATCTGAACCAAGCCATGGAGCAGCTCAGAGAGGCTGCAGACATGTATCAAGCCCAAAACAATGAGACGTTGCAGCAGCTCGTTCAGTTCAGCAGGAACCAGGCCTCCCGTCTCACCAAACTGGAGAGCAACTCACTGCTGGGACAAGTGGCCATGAAGTCTTTCTCCGCTTATCCAAAGGAACAAGAAGCAAGCACTACAGATGGTGGGAAGCTGGAGAGAGCGCTAATGGCCACCGCTGCAGATCTCCAAAGGGTACATGTCCAGCTGGCCCTCTTCCAAAGAGCAACGGCACACCGTTATCTGCCCTCAG GCTGTGAAATGGCTTTATTATTCCCAATGCGCTCCAAGCATATCTTTGCAGAGGTATCACCCTCCATGTCCATGTCCCTACAATCATTCACCATCTGTCTGTGGGCCAAAGTGACTCAGTCTCTAAATAAAACAGTGCTTTTCTCTTACGGAACCAAGAAAAAACCTCAAGAGCTCCAGCTTCTCTTGGCAAGGCGCTCGGTGCTCCTCACGGTGGGCGGTGAGACCCATCTAGTGGAAGCCCACAGCGTAGTAACAGATGGCCAGTGGGGACACTTCTGTGCTGCCTGGAGCTCGGAGCAGGGGCTGGCCACTTTATGGGTGAATGGAGAGAACGTTGCCAGAGTGCCTGGAGTAGCCGAGGGGCACGTATTGTCCGGTGACGGCTTCATTCTGCTCGGGCAAGAGCGCAGCCGCTCGGGTGTCTACAGAGATCTGGACTCATCGGTTGCCTTCACTGGAAAAATGACAGGGGTTAACATGTGGGACCACGTGCTGGAAGCAGAAAGGATTAAAGAGTACGCCAATCACGACGGATCCTGTGATTGCCGTGGGAATGTGATTGGATGGGGTGTTTCAGAGATCATTCCACATGGTGGCGCTCAATATATCAACTGA
- the ptx3b gene encoding pentraxin-related protein PTX3 isoform X1: protein MYAPGAVLALCLPCFLSGNVFGYEYGEDYSDSYYNEISNGDRLKTGATQIPCPPQDFSRWDKLFIMLEDSQMKQNMLVQQCEDMVKAEMDTMRKELHKLNNNKACVQASENTCRCVSEQMNHNLNQAMEQLREAADMYQAQNNETLQQLVQFSRNQASRLTKLESNSLLGQVAMKSFSAYPKEQEASTTDGGKLERALMATAADLQRVHVQLALFQRATAHRYLPSGCEMALLFPMRSKHIFAEVSPSMSMSLQSFTICLWAKVTQSLNKTVLFSYGTKKKPQELQLLLARRSVLLTVGGETHLVEAHSVVTDGQWGHFCAAWSSEQGLATLWVNGENVARVPGVAEGHVLSGDGFILLGQERSRSGVYRDLDSSVAFTGKMTGVNMWDHVLEAERIKEYANHDGSCDCRGNVIGWGVSEIIPHGGAQYIN from the exons ATGTATGCACCCGGGGCCGTGTTGGCCCTCTGCCTGCCCTGCTTTTTGAGTGGGAACGTGTTTGGTTATGAATATGGAGAGGATTACTCTGATTCCTACTATAATGAAATCTCCAATGGTGACCGCCTGAAAA CAGGAGCTACGCAGATTCCCTGTCCACCTCAAGACTTCTCACGCTGGGACAAACTGTTCATCATGCTGGAGGACTCTCAGATGAAGCAAAACATGCTCGTGCAGCAGTGTGAGGACATGGTTAAGGCGGAGATGGACACCATGCGGAAGGAGCTCCATAAgcttaacaacaacaaagcgTGCGTCCAAGCCTCAGAAAACACCTGCAGATGTGTAAGTGAACAGATGAACCACAATCTGAACCAAGCCATGGAGCAGCTCAGAGAGGCTGCAGACATGTATCAAGCCCAAAACAATGAGACGTTGCAGCAGCTCGTTCAGTTCAGCAGGAACCAGGCCTCCCGTCTCACCAAACTGGAGAGCAACTCACTGCTGGGACAAGTGGCCATGAAGTCTTTCTCCGCTTATCCAAAGGAACAAGAAGCAAGCACTACAGATGGTGGGAAGCTGGAGAGAGCGCTAATGGCCACCGCTGCAGATCTCCAAAGGGTACATGTCCAGCTGGCCCTCTTCCAAAGAGCAACGGCACACCGTTATCTGCCCTCAG GCTGTGAAATGGCTTTATTATTCCCAATGCGCTCCAAGCATATCTTTGCAGAGGTATCACCCTCCATGTCCATGTCCCTACAATCATTCACCATCTGTCTGTGGGCCAAAGTGACTCAGTCTCTAAATAAAACAGTGCTTTTCTCTTACGGAACCAAGAAAAAACCTCAAGAGCTCCAGCTTCTCTTGGCAAGGCGCTCGGTGCTCCTCACGGTGGGCGGTGAGACCCATCTAGTGGAAGCCCACAGCGTAGTAACAGATGGCCAGTGGGGACACTTCTGTGCTGCCTGGAGCTCGGAGCAGGGGCTGGCCACTTTATGGGTGAATGGAGAGAACGTTGCCAGAGTGCCTGGAGTAGCCGAGGGGCACGTATTGTCCGGTGACGGCTTCATTCTGCTCGGGCAAGAGCGCAGCCGCTCGGGTGTCTACAGAGATCTGGACTCATCGGTTGCCTTCACTGGAAAAATGACAGGGGTTAACATGTGGGACCACGTGCTGGAAGCAGAAAGGATTAAAGAGTACGCCAATCACGACGGATCCTGTGATTGCCGTGGGAATGTGATTGGATGGGGTGTTTCAGAGATCATTCCACATGGTGGCGCTCAATATATCAACTGA